The DNA segment CTCGACGGTGCAGGCCGTCCTGTTCGACGCGATCTCTTCGGCGCGGACGGTGACCCGGACATCCTTCGCGTCCTCGTGGATGTTGACCGCCGATACCGCCAGCTCGGTGACGAGATCCTCTCGCGGCATCTGCAGGTCGGACCAGGTCTTGCCGCGCTTCTGCGACTCGCAGACCGGACAGTAGATGGTGGTCACGTACGGTTCGCAGGTCAGCAGCCGCACGTCCGCGGCCCGGCACTCCGGGCAGAGTCCCTCCTCGCTCGGCTTCCCGCAACGGGGGCAGATGCTCGTCTGGATGGTCATGGGTCAGATCCTGAATATCTGGGCGTGGGGGACGTCGCCGATCATGATACACTCGTTCTCGGCGACGAGTCCCATGGCGACGGCGAGGGCTACGACGCGCCTGCCGATGATATTGGCGTTCTCCGCGCCCGCGAGCGCTCCCCGGACGTCCTCTTCGCCGGCACGCTCGGTGCCGTAAAAACCCCCGGTGATGCAGATCTCGACGTCTCCGTGTATCAGGGTGGCGTCCATGAGCTCGGCGTCGCAGGCGGCCACCACTTCACCGGCGCCCGGTATGCGGTGCACTTTCAGGTACATCACATACCGTTTGACGGGAGTCGTCAAAAAGGTGCGCAGTTCCGTTAAGGAAGCGCGATATCCA comes from the Methanoculleus marisnigri JR1 genome and includes:
- a CDS encoding DUF424 domain-containing protein, producing the protein MYLKVHRIPGAGEVVAACDAELMDATLIHGDVEICITGGFYGTERAGEEDVRGALAGAENANIIGRRVVALAVAMGLVAENECIMIGDVPHAQIFRI